From Haemorhous mexicanus isolate bHaeMex1 chromosome 1, bHaeMex1.pri, whole genome shotgun sequence, one genomic window encodes:
- the RNF182 gene encoding E3 ubiquitin-protein ligase RNF182: protein MTTQLPEESVETQSSDELECKICYNRYNLRQRKPKVLECCHRVCAKCLCKIIDFGDSPQGVIVCPFCRFETCLPDDEVSSLPDDNNILLNLACGGKGKKCLPDNPTELLLTPKRLASLVSPSHTSSNCLVITIMEVQRESPQTLNSTPVVEFYRPTSFDSVATVSHNWTVWNCTSLLFQTSIRVLVWLLGLLYFSSLPLGIYLLVSKKVTLGVVFVSLVPSSLVILMIYGFCQCVCHEVLDCMSS, encoded by the coding sequence ATGACCACTCAGCTACCAGAGGAGTCCGTGGAGACCCAGAGCTCGGATGAGCTTGAGTGCAAGATCTGTTACAACCGCTATAACCTGCGGCAGAGAAAGCCAAAAGTGCTGGAGTGCTGTCACAGAGTGTGTGCCAAATGCCTTTGCAAGATCATAGACTTTGGGGATTCCCCACAAGGAGTCATAGTGTGCCCGTTCTGCAGGTTTGAAACGTGCCTGCCGGACGATGAGGTCAGTAGTCTTCCTGATGACAACAACATCCTTCTGAATTTAGCTtgtgggggaaagggaaagaagtgCCTACCAGACAACCCAACAGAACTGCTGTTGACTCCCAAAAGGCTGGCATCTCTGGTTAGCCCTTCTCACACCTCTTCTAATTGCCTGGTTATAACAATCATGGAAGTACAAAGAGAAAGTCCCCAGACTCTGAACTCAACCCCCGTGGTGGAATTTTACAGGCCTACAAGTTTTGACTCTGTTGCAACTGTGTCCCACAACTGGACAGTGTGGAACTGCACATCTTTGCTCTTCCAGACCTCGATTCGGGTGCTAGTGTGGTTGCTAGGGCTGCTGTACTTTAGCTCTTTGCCTTTAGGGATTTATTTACTGGTATCCAAGAAAGTCACCCTTGGGGTTGTCTTTGTAAGCCTTGTTCCTTCGAGCCTTGTTATTCTCATGATTTATGGCTTTTGCCAGTGTGTTTGCCATGAAGTTCTAGACTGCATGTCTTCTTGA